One part of the Candidatus Bathyarchaeota archaeon genome encodes these proteins:
- a CDS encoding rubrerythrin family protein — protein sequence MSKTDENLKAAFAGESQANRLYLAFAKAAEKEGFPQIAKLFKAAAEAETIHAHAHLRVMGNVKSTAENLSTAVTGETYEFKQMYPQFIEQAKADANKAALVSFDYANKVEQVHAELYQKAIESAKAKKDMPSAPIYVCPVCGDTFVGDAPDKCPVCGLPKARFTKIE from the coding sequence TTGTCTAAAACTGACGAGAACCTAAAAGCCGCCTTCGCAGGCGAATCCCAAGCAAACCGCCTCTACCTTGCGTTTGCCAAAGCCGCAGAGAAAGAGGGTTTCCCCCAGATTGCCAAGCTCTTCAAAGCCGCGGCGGAAGCCGAAACCATCCATGCCCACGCTCACCTCCGCGTGATGGGCAACGTTAAATCCACAGCGGAGAACCTGAGCACCGCCGTTACAGGCGAAACCTACGAGTTCAAGCAAATGTACCCCCAATTCATCGAGCAAGCTAAAGCCGATGCAAACAAAGCCGCGCTTGTAAGCTTTGACTACGCCAACAAAGTCGAGCAGGTCCACGCGGAACTCTACCAGAAAGCAATCGAATCCGCTAAAGCCAAAAAGGACATGCCCTCAGCCCCCATCTACGTGTGCCCAGTCTGCGGCGACACATTCGTGGGCGATGCCCCCGACAAATGCCCCGTCTGCGGTTTACCTAAAGCCCGATTCACAAAAATCGAGTAA
- a CDS encoding peptidylprolyl isomerase, whose product MSTKAHCCHILVKTLTEANAVKARLDKGEKFGEVAKQVSLCSSGKKGGDLGTFTRGKMVKEFEKAAFALEKGQVSGPVKTQFGYHIIKRID is encoded by the coding sequence ATGTCAACCAAAGCACATTGCTGCCACATACTCGTCAAAACCCTCACAGAAGCCAACGCAGTTAAAGCACGCCTTGACAAGGGAGAAAAATTCGGCGAAGTCGCCAAGCAGGTTTCTCTTTGCTCTTCAGGCAAGAAGGGCGGAGACCTGGGAACTTTTACCCGCGGCAAGATGGTTAAGGAGTTTGAGAAGGCTGCGTTTGCGCTTGAGAAGGGGCAGGTTTCTGGGCCTGTGAAGACGCAGTTTGGGTATCATATTATTAAGCGGATTGATTGA
- a CDS encoding DUF116 domain-containing protein: protein MPYKFTFDLSKVPRFFFTELTLISYQRGMHKTFFKTAHDLIEKFRIQEATGLNLSDAVLLLEDLLDLQAINMMERERFVQTKKRALFLPHCSRKYMDSRCKANFDANIPSYTCAHCSEDCLVNKADQYARSRGYDVYLLPGGSCIPKILKSSCYEGIVGVACGEEMKLMSHLLESMEMPGQGIPLIKNGCANTIFNMETLMKVL, encoded by the coding sequence ATGCCCTATAAGTTCACTTTCGATTTATCGAAGGTTCCGCGTTTTTTCTTCACCGAGTTAACGTTGATTAGCTACCAAAGGGGCATGCATAAAACCTTCTTTAAAACCGCTCATGACCTTATCGAGAAATTCCGAATCCAAGAAGCCACGGGTCTTAACCTATCTGACGCTGTGCTTCTACTTGAGGACCTGCTTGATCTGCAGGCAATCAACATGATGGAGCGGGAACGGTTTGTTCAAACCAAGAAAAGAGCGCTTTTTCTGCCGCATTGCAGCCGCAAATACATGGATAGCCGATGTAAAGCTAACTTTGACGCCAACATTCCCTCCTATACGTGCGCGCATTGCTCCGAGGACTGCTTAGTGAACAAAGCCGACCAGTATGCCCGCAGCAGAGGATATGACGTCTACCTTTTGCCCGGCGGCTCCTGTATCCCAAAAATCCTCAAAAGCAGCTGCTATGAGGGCATTGTGGGCGTGGCATGCGGGGAAGAAATGAAGCTGATGAGCCACCTGCTTGAAAGCATGGAGATGCCCGGCCAAGGTATTCCGCTGATCAAAAACGGCTGCGCAAACACCATATTCAACATGGAAACCCTCATGAAAGTCCTCTAG
- a CDS encoding YHS domain-containing protein, protein MAIDLVCKMDVDPKTAKWKTVYKGKTYYFCAPGCKAAFEEEPELYINAEVSADQHHTHHHHHEGEDTESCGSCCGCGGH, encoded by the coding sequence ATGGCAATAGACTTAGTTTGCAAAATGGATGTTGACCCCAAGACTGCAAAGTGGAAAACCGTTTACAAAGGCAAAACCTACTACTTCTGTGCACCCGGATGCAAAGCTGCTTTCGAGGAGGAACCCGAACTCTACATTAACGCTGAAGTCTCAGCTGACCAGCACCACACCCATCACCATCATCATGAAGGCGAAGACACCGAAAGCTGCGGTAGCTGCTGCGGCTGCGGCGGTCACTAA
- a CDS encoding thioredoxin family protein has translation MSLLPDDKKELLKKDFQEKLVDPVKLVMFTQETECRYCNDTRRLTEDIVGLSDKLSAEIYDFVKDADKAKALGIERIPALAVIGKKDYGVRIYGIPYGYELQTLIEAITTVSKGTTDLSEKTKTVLKDIMVPVNIKVFVSLTCPHCPFAAAVAHKLAVECDLIKADVIDSTEFPDLALKYNVIGVPKVIINETTDFVGAFNEDLFAEHVLLGTLK, from the coding sequence TTGAGTTTACTACCTGACGACAAAAAAGAGCTCCTGAAAAAGGATTTCCAAGAGAAACTCGTGGACCCCGTTAAGCTAGTTATGTTTACGCAGGAGACCGAGTGCCGCTACTGCAATGACACCCGCAGACTCACCGAAGACATCGTCGGCCTCAGCGACAAGTTATCTGCGGAAATCTATGACTTCGTAAAAGACGCCGACAAAGCCAAAGCACTGGGCATCGAGCGGATTCCAGCGTTGGCGGTGATCGGCAAAAAGGACTATGGCGTACGCATCTACGGCATCCCCTACGGCTACGAACTGCAGACCCTAATCGAAGCCATAACCACCGTATCAAAAGGCACCACGGACCTCTCCGAGAAAACCAAAACAGTACTCAAAGACATCATGGTGCCCGTGAACATCAAGGTCTTCGTAAGCCTCACCTGCCCACATTGCCCCTTCGCCGCCGCGGTGGCTCATAAACTCGCCGTGGAATGTGACCTCATCAAAGCCGACGTAATCGACAGCACAGAATTCCCCGACCTTGCCCTCAAATACAACGTTATAGGCGTCCCCAAAGTAATAATCAACGAAACAACCGACTTCGTGGGGGCATTCAACGAGGACCTCTTCGCCGAGCATGTGCTGCTGGGAACACTAAAATAA
- a CDS encoding heavy metal translocating P-type ATPase, with the protein MSTQKTRKIVLSIGGMSCVNCARAIEKALSKQSGVVQATVNLAAEKAIIDYNPDLISQKTIEDTINQIGYRVIHEKVALQIAGMTCINCAKTIEKALQPKEGIYSAIVNFALENVLVEYNPQQISLPAIKKAIRDVGYDVVEPQQKTALDAEAKARQSHIRHLKLLLVASISLTVPIMVLMWFSPLPMEQNNILMFILATPVQFVVGWTFYVGAYKGLRNKTANMDTLIAMGTSTAYIYSAVVTFAPSIFPSGAVFFDTSTMIMTFILIGKLLDAVAKGRTSEAIRKIMGLQAKTARVIHGGVEVELPVEEVVVGDVVVVRPGEKIPVDGVVVEGYSGVDEKVITGESLPVEKRKGDQVIGATFNKTGVLKFEATKVGKDTALAQIISLVEDALTSKAPVQRIADIAAGYFVPAIISIATLSAFVWYFLVGETYIFSLTVFIAVLIVACPCALGLATPTAIMVGVGKGAENGILIKSGEALETAHKLRAVVFDKTGTLTKGEPEVTDIVADRAFTQTQILEYAAVAEKNSEHPLGEAIVKLAAKKGLSLEDPDDFNAIPGQGVEVQYRSARVLLGNRKLMEANSVPISEFEAKMAAFEAEGKTAMLLSVDGKAAGLIAVADTLKEHSAEAVHALREMGLEVIMLTGDNQRTAQAIAAQVGVDRVVAEVLPGDKASEIKRLQAEGKVVAMVGDGINDAPALAQANIGIAVGTGTDVAVETGDIVLIKNDLRDVVVAIQLSQATMRKIRQNLFWAFFYNILLVPLAAGAFYPILHVLFDPIWAAAAMASSSVTVVTNASLLRRFKPKL; encoded by the coding sequence TTGAGCACACAAAAAACCAGAAAAATCGTCCTAAGCATCGGCGGCATGAGCTGCGTAAACTGCGCACGCGCCATAGAGAAAGCCCTCAGCAAACAAAGCGGCGTCGTCCAAGCCACCGTTAACTTAGCCGCGGAGAAAGCCATCATCGACTACAACCCCGACCTCATCAGCCAGAAAACCATCGAAGACACCATCAACCAAATCGGCTACCGAGTAATCCACGAAAAAGTGGCGTTGCAAATCGCAGGCATGACCTGCATTAACTGCGCTAAAACCATCGAGAAAGCCCTCCAGCCCAAAGAAGGCATCTACAGCGCCATCGTGAACTTCGCCCTGGAAAACGTGCTTGTCGAATATAACCCCCAGCAGATAAGCCTACCCGCCATCAAAAAAGCCATCCGCGACGTGGGCTACGACGTGGTTGAGCCGCAGCAGAAGACCGCGTTGGATGCAGAAGCTAAGGCGCGCCAAAGCCACATCCGCCACCTCAAACTGCTCTTAGTCGCCAGCATCTCGTTAACTGTTCCCATTATGGTTTTGATGTGGTTTTCGCCTCTGCCGATGGAGCAAAACAACATCTTAATGTTCATCCTGGCTACGCCCGTGCAGTTCGTGGTAGGTTGGACCTTCTATGTCGGCGCCTACAAGGGATTACGCAACAAAACCGCCAACATGGATACCCTCATCGCGATGGGCACCTCCACCGCATACATATACAGTGCCGTCGTCACTTTTGCCCCCAGTATTTTCCCCAGCGGAGCCGTATTCTTCGACACCTCCACGATGATTATGACCTTCATCTTAATCGGCAAACTACTAGACGCCGTCGCCAAGGGCCGAACCTCGGAGGCTATTCGGAAAATCATGGGGCTGCAGGCGAAAACCGCCCGTGTGATCCATGGCGGCGTCGAGGTGGAGTTGCCTGTGGAGGAGGTGGTTGTCGGCGATGTGGTGGTTGTGCGTCCCGGCGAGAAAATCCCTGTTGACGGCGTCGTTGTGGAGGGTTACTCGGGGGTGGATGAGAAGGTTATCACGGGCGAGAGCCTCCCAGTTGAGAAGCGCAAGGGCGACCAGGTGATTGGCGCCACCTTCAACAAGACCGGTGTGCTCAAGTTCGAGGCAACGAAGGTCGGAAAAGACACCGCATTAGCCCAAATCATCAGCCTCGTTGAGGATGCGTTGACGTCTAAGGCGCCTGTGCAGCGGATAGCCGACATAGCGGCAGGCTACTTTGTTCCCGCCATCATCTCGATTGCGACGTTGTCGGCGTTTGTCTGGTACTTTTTGGTAGGGGAAACCTACATTTTCTCGCTTACAGTGTTCATCGCCGTGTTGATTGTCGCTTGCCCCTGCGCTTTGGGGCTGGCTACTCCGACAGCTATAATGGTCGGTGTCGGAAAAGGCGCTGAAAACGGGATCTTGATCAAAAGCGGTGAGGCGCTGGAGACGGCGCATAAGCTTCGAGCCGTCGTATTCGATAAAACAGGCACCCTCACCAAGGGTGAACCGGAAGTAACCGACATCGTAGCTGACAGAGCCTTCACCCAAACCCAGATTCTCGAGTACGCTGCCGTCGCCGAGAAGAACTCTGAGCATCCGCTGGGCGAAGCCATCGTTAAACTAGCCGCCAAAAAAGGCCTCAGCCTCGAGGACCCTGACGACTTCAATGCCATCCCCGGGCAGGGCGTCGAAGTCCAATACCGATCCGCAAGGGTGCTTTTGGGCAACCGCAAACTCATGGAGGCCAACAGCGTTCCCATCAGCGAATTTGAGGCCAAGATGGCGGCGTTTGAGGCAGAGGGTAAAACCGCGATGCTGTTATCCGTCGACGGCAAAGCTGCCGGGCTAATAGCGGTTGCGGACACGTTAAAGGAGCATTCCGCCGAAGCCGTACATGCGCTTCGAGAGATGGGGTTGGAAGTCATCATGCTCACAGGCGATAACCAGCGCACCGCCCAAGCCATCGCTGCCCAAGTCGGGGTTGACCGCGTGGTGGCGGAGGTGCTGCCCGGCGATAAAGCCAGCGAAATCAAGCGGCTTCAAGCAGAGGGCAAGGTGGTGGCTATGGTGGGCGACGGCATCAACGATGCACCCGCGTTGGCGCAGGCAAACATCGGCATCGCCGTGGGCACCGGCACAGATGTGGCGGTGGAGACAGGCGACATTGTGCTTATCAAAAATGACCTGCGGGATGTGGTGGTGGCCATACAGCTTAGCCAAGCTACGATGCGTAAGATTCGCCAGAACCTCTTCTGGGCGTTCTTCTACAACATCCTGCTTGTACCGTTGGCGGCGGGCGCGTTCTATCCGATTCTGCATGTTCTCTTTGACCCCATATGGGCTGCGGCGGCTATGGCAAGCAGCTCCGTTACCGTGGTGACGAATGCGTCGCTTCTGCGGAGGTTTAAACCAAAACTCTAA
- a CDS encoding flavodoxin domain-containing protein encodes MVKVTLKEGVSWVGVVDWDIRDFHGYVTNRGTTYNAYLIEDDKTVLVDTVKYPFASELVSKIKEHTPLEKIDYIIVNHVEMDHSSSLPVIAKLAPNAKILSTQRGKEEIIKHFGSEFVRIETVKSGDELKLGRKTLRFVEAPMLHWPDSMFTYLVEDKVLLCNDAFGQHLATSERFDDQVDEHVLMEEATTYYANILMPLGSLVTRKIHEVVAMKIPIDIIAPSHGVIWRKDPMKIINAYLQWSSGAAKNKAVIVYDTMWHSTDKMARSIAEGIASEGVDVKMVKLRSCPNSEGVTEILEAKAVLVGSPTLNNGMFPTVGGFLTYITGLKPKGKIWSFFGSFGWGGGAVKDMVKMAKEVGFEVAEPSLELKWVPSEEELKGCFDWGVQIARKIKT; translated from the coding sequence ATGGTTAAAGTCACCCTTAAAGAAGGCGTAAGCTGGGTCGGCGTCGTCGACTGGGACATACGGGACTTCCATGGTTACGTAACCAACCGCGGCACCACCTACAACGCTTACCTCATAGAGGACGATAAAACAGTCCTTGTTGACACCGTCAAATACCCCTTTGCCAGTGAGCTTGTTAGTAAAATCAAGGAGCATACTCCGCTTGAGAAAATCGACTACATCATCGTTAACCATGTGGAGATGGATCATTCCAGCAGTTTGCCCGTGATTGCCAAGTTGGCGCCTAACGCGAAGATCCTTTCGACGCAGCGGGGCAAAGAAGAGATCATAAAGCATTTCGGCAGCGAGTTTGTCCGCATAGAAACCGTGAAGTCAGGTGATGAACTCAAATTGGGCCGCAAGACCCTGCGGTTTGTGGAGGCTCCGATGCTGCATTGGCCCGACAGCATGTTCACTTATCTGGTTGAGGATAAGGTTTTGTTGTGTAACGACGCGTTTGGTCAGCACCTCGCCACCTCTGAGCGGTTCGATGACCAAGTTGACGAGCATGTGCTGATGGAGGAAGCCACCACCTACTACGCGAACATCCTGATGCCGCTGGGTTCGCTTGTCACCCGCAAAATCCATGAGGTCGTCGCCATGAAAATCCCCATCGACATCATCGCGCCAAGCCACGGCGTCATCTGGCGCAAGGACCCCATGAAAATCATCAATGCCTATCTGCAGTGGAGCAGCGGCGCAGCCAAAAACAAAGCCGTCATAGTCTACGATACGATGTGGCATAGCACCGATAAGATGGCGCGTTCCATCGCGGAGGGAATCGCAAGTGAAGGCGTGGATGTGAAGATGGTTAAGCTGCGGTCATGCCCCAATTCTGAGGGAGTCACCGAAATCCTTGAAGCCAAAGCGGTCCTTGTGGGGTCGCCTACACTTAACAACGGCATGTTCCCCACCGTCGGCGGATTCCTCACCTACATCACGGGGCTTAAGCCTAAAGGCAAAATCTGGAGCTTTTTTGGCTCGTTTGGCTGGGGCGGCGGCGCAGTGAAGGATATGGTGAAGATGGCAAAGGAAGTGGGTTTTGAGGTTGCTGAGCCGTCTTTGGAGCTGAAGTGGGTGCCCAGCGAGGAAGAACTCAAGGGCTGCTTTGACTGGGGCGTACAGATAGCCCGCAAAATCAAAACCTAA
- a CDS encoding YjzC family protein produces MPQKKTKPAKPKPAAKTPKTAKPKATPTKKAAKEPKKQKFFRTGEKNPQSGLYAHFCKAKGEKSTIPLSKSETFPPCRNCGSVKWVLVMAA; encoded by the coding sequence ATGCCACAGAAAAAAACTAAACCAGCCAAACCAAAACCAGCAGCAAAAACCCCCAAAACCGCAAAACCAAAAGCAACCCCGACCAAAAAAGCAGCCAAGGAACCGAAAAAACAAAAGTTTTTCCGAACAGGCGAAAAGAACCCGCAGTCAGGCCTATACGCTCACTTCTGTAAGGCAAAAGGCGAGAAATCCACCATACCCCTCTCTAAATCTGAGACGTTCCCGCCGTGCCGAAACTGCGGCTCCGTGAAGTGGGTGCTGGTTATGGCAGCCTAA
- a CDS encoding dihydrolipoyl dehydrogenase, whose amino-acid sequence MEEFDILVVGSGSGMLIASAAVEQGFKVALVEHGRMGGTCINVGCVPSKMLIYPADLLSSIQSADKLGINATVNNVNFQNIMNRMHALVTHDTGQQAAAVEATSEMKWYKQTGEFISDYTMQVGNETLKAKTIFICSGARTAIPPIRGIETVDYLTSDTVLQLQSQPRSIIIVGGGYIGMEYGHFFSAIGTKVTVVHRGDRVLPEEEPEISSLLQNEASKRMDLYLGHDTIEAKQDAAGKTLVARSRLDGSEKTFTADALMVATGRVSNADLLHPEKTGVKLDSRGFIEVNEYLETSKKHIFAFGDAIGKQMFKHAANYEAGIVWHNSTNEHKVQMDFSATPHGVFTYPQVAAVGLKEAEARQKHKILVGTAFYRDTAMGAAMGDPEGFVKVIVEQQTGKILGAHIIGPEAAVLLQEITNAMASGNGDYGPIARGMHIHPALNEVVQNAFGALQDPEHHHEHEH is encoded by the coding sequence ATGGAAGAATTCGATATACTAGTAGTTGGGTCAGGGTCAGGCATGCTGATTGCCTCCGCCGCCGTCGAACAGGGCTTTAAAGTGGCACTGGTTGAGCATGGCAGGATGGGGGGCACCTGCATAAACGTGGGCTGCGTCCCCAGCAAGATGCTCATTTACCCCGCTGACCTCCTCTCCAGTATCCAAAGCGCAGATAAACTGGGCATAAACGCCACCGTCAACAACGTGAACTTCCAAAACATCATGAACCGCATGCATGCCCTCGTCACCCACGACACGGGCCAGCAAGCCGCCGCCGTCGAAGCCACATCCGAAATGAAGTGGTATAAGCAAACCGGCGAATTCATCTCAGACTACACCATGCAGGTGGGAAACGAAACCCTCAAAGCCAAAACCATCTTTATCTGCTCGGGCGCCCGCACCGCAATTCCCCCCATCAGGGGCATCGAAACGGTGGATTACCTTACCAGCGACACTGTGCTGCAGCTGCAGAGTCAGCCCCGAAGCATCATCATTGTGGGCGGAGGCTACATCGGCATGGAATACGGCCACTTCTTCTCAGCCATCGGCACCAAAGTCACCGTGGTACACCGGGGCGACCGCGTGCTGCCCGAGGAGGAACCAGAAATCTCCAGTTTACTGCAAAACGAAGCCTCAAAACGCATGGACCTCTACCTTGGCCACGACACCATCGAAGCCAAACAGGACGCAGCCGGCAAAACGCTGGTTGCCAGAAGCCGCCTTGACGGCTCAGAGAAAACCTTCACCGCCGACGCATTGATGGTTGCCACGGGCAGAGTCTCCAACGCCGACTTGCTCCACCCCGAGAAAACCGGCGTGAAACTTGACAGCCGAGGATTCATAGAAGTCAACGAGTACCTAGAAACCAGCAAGAAGCACATTTTTGCCTTCGGAGACGCCATCGGCAAGCAGATGTTTAAGCACGCCGCCAACTATGAGGCAGGCATCGTGTGGCATAACTCCACAAATGAGCATAAGGTGCAGATGGATTTCTCAGCGACGCCCCATGGAGTATTCACTTATCCCCAGGTTGCTGCGGTGGGCTTAAAGGAAGCGGAAGCCAGGCAGAAGCATAAAATCCTCGTCGGAACGGCGTTTTACCGGGACACGGCGATGGGAGCCGCGATGGGTGACCCCGAGGGCTTCGTGAAAGTGATCGTGGAGCAGCAAACCGGCAAAATCCTTGGCGCCCACATCATCGGACCCGAAGCCGCGGTGCTGCTGCAGGAAATCACCAATGCCATGGCAAGCGGCAACGGCGACTACGGACCCATCGCAAGGGGCATGCATATTCATCCGGCGCTAAACGAGGTGGTACAGAACGCGTTTGGCGCGTTGCAGGATCCTGAGCATCACCATGAACACGAGCACTAA
- the prf1 gene encoding peptide chain release factor aRF-1 gives MSASKKSSLELFRLRKTINNLAGKEGSHTELITIYVPPDKQISDALNLLRNEYGTASNIKSNVTRKNVLDAIVKAQQKLKLFKDPGEKGIVVFTGALPQEGGGGPGTERMESYVIVPPEPIRIFLYRCDNRFHTEHLQEMLREKESYGILLVDANNATIATLQGKHLNIVMQMYSGVTGKTRAGGQSARRYERLRDMQLNEYYQRVARHADEVFLPMENLKGIILGGPGPTKYDFEKGSYLNYQLQGKILEVVDTAYVEEQGVKEVVEKAPEIMKKVRYIEEKEIMQKFLYEVGHDSGLITYGEAEVRRLLNAGAVRTVLMSEELDMQRVTVKCSACGYQEEHTVKGKMLSEFEQGLVGKACKGCQAPSYAIVDKKDVVDDIADLAALSNTDVEVISTETEEGQMLKNAFGGIAAILRFKQN, from the coding sequence TTGAGTGCCTCCAAAAAAAGCTCCCTTGAACTATTCAGGCTAAGAAAAACCATCAATAACCTAGCCGGCAAAGAGGGCAGCCACACTGAACTCATCACCATCTATGTGCCGCCTGATAAACAAATCAGCGACGCCCTCAACCTGCTCCGCAACGAATACGGCACCGCCAGCAACATCAAATCCAACGTTACCCGCAAAAACGTGCTGGACGCCATCGTGAAGGCGCAGCAGAAGCTTAAGCTCTTCAAGGACCCCGGCGAGAAGGGCATCGTGGTTTTCACGGGGGCGCTTCCGCAGGAGGGGGGCGGTGGACCCGGCACTGAGCGGATGGAGAGCTACGTGATTGTTCCCCCCGAGCCGATTCGAATTTTCCTTTACCGCTGCGATAACCGCTTCCACACCGAGCATCTGCAGGAGATGCTGCGGGAAAAAGAATCCTACGGCATCTTGCTGGTGGACGCCAACAATGCCACCATAGCTACCCTGCAGGGCAAGCACCTCAACATCGTTATGCAGATGTACAGCGGCGTCACGGGCAAAACCCGTGCTGGCGGCCAATCCGCGAGGCGTTATGAGCGGCTGCGGGACATGCAGCTAAACGAGTACTACCAGCGCGTCGCCCGGCATGCTGACGAAGTCTTTTTGCCGATGGAGAACCTTAAAGGCATCATATTGGGGGGTCCGGGGCCAACCAAGTATGACTTCGAGAAGGGCAGCTACCTGAACTATCAGTTGCAGGGCAAAATCCTTGAGGTAGTCGACACAGCCTACGTGGAGGAACAGGGCGTTAAGGAAGTGGTGGAGAAAGCTCCCGAAATCATGAAGAAGGTCCGCTACATCGAAGAGAAAGAAATCATGCAGAAATTCCTCTACGAAGTCGGACATGACAGCGGCCTTATCACCTACGGTGAAGCAGAGGTGCGGCGGCTCCTAAACGCGGGCGCCGTGCGGACGGTGTTGATGTCGGAGGAGCTGGATATGCAGCGGGTAACCGTGAAATGCAGCGCCTGCGGCTACCAGGAGGAACACACCGTTAAGGGCAAGATGCTCTCGGAGTTTGAGCAGGGACTGGTTGGGAAAGCCTGCAAAGGCTGCCAGGCGCCTTCATATGCGATTGTGGATAAAAAAGACGTGGTGGACGACATCGCTGATCTAGCGGCGCTCTCTAACACTGACGTTGAGGTTATCTCTACTGAGACTGAAGAGGGTCAGATGCTTAAGAACGCTTTCGGCGGCATAGCGGCGATTCTGCGGTTCAAGCAGAACTAA
- a CDS encoding DNA primase has protein sequence MARYYLPSGMRYATLEERREFYTEEFDLGSVAEWFGQNLPGTKFAVIIGRHTQIFPEKYREDAQTTIIIDEYQGLADVQAQVLEFLPEAVYYDRNRYTPEGKADGQELAFDLDPENITCPIHGSLAEKMKRGQGLSFCEVELDMVKHEAIGLYEHLERRFSKLRVVYSGRGFHLHVLDEDAYGLSTEARLALAKEAMAAGFNIDEWVTSGEYRLIRLPHSLNGLVSRVVLPLQKQELEAFDALHDRRCLPKFLAATS, from the coding sequence ATGGCGCGGTATTATTTGCCTAGCGGTATGCGTTACGCCACCTTGGAGGAGCGCCGAGAATTCTACACCGAAGAGTTTGATTTGGGAAGCGTGGCGGAGTGGTTTGGGCAAAACCTCCCGGGCACCAAATTCGCAGTCATCATCGGGCGGCATACACAAATTTTTCCAGAAAAATACCGCGAGGACGCCCAAACAACCATCATAATCGACGAGTACCAAGGCCTTGCCGACGTGCAGGCGCAGGTGTTGGAGTTTCTGCCTGAAGCCGTCTACTACGACCGCAACCGCTACACCCCAGAAGGTAAAGCCGACGGTCAGGAACTCGCGTTTGACTTGGACCCCGAAAACATCACCTGCCCAATCCACGGCAGCCTCGCGGAGAAGATGAAGCGGGGGCAGGGCCTGAGCTTCTGCGAAGTGGAACTGGACATGGTGAAGCATGAAGCCATCGGGCTCTACGAGCATCTTGAGCGGCGCTTTTCCAAGCTGAGGGTGGTTTATTCGGGCAGGGGCTTTCACCTCCACGTCCTCGACGAGGACGCCTATGGCTTAAGCACTGAAGCGCGGCTGGCGCTGGCAAAAGAAGCCATGGCGGCGGGTTTCAACATTGACGAGTGGGTGACTTCGGGCGAGTACCGCCTCATCCGCCTGCCCCACAGCCTCAACGGTTTAGTGTCGCGTGTAGTGTTGCCGCTGCAGAAGCAGGAACTGGAAGCCTTCGACGCCCTCCATGATAGGCGCTGCCTACCCAAGTTTTTGGCGGCTACTTCTTGA
- a CDS encoding superoxide dismutase: MEKVKQFTLPKLPYDYNALAPYISEEQLKIHHSKHHQAYVNGANNLFKMMDEAKENKDTLNYWVSFGYLKALAKELSFNIGGHMLHTTFWENMAPAGKGGGGAPGGAIADIIDKQFGGFDNFKKMFSATAAGTEGSGWAALAVHPCVDRALIMQIEKHNVNVFPDFQIVMALDVWEHAYYLDYKNERPKFIEAFWNLVNWDKVNQNLALIK, from the coding sequence ATGGAGAAAGTTAAACAGTTTACCCTACCCAAACTACCCTACGACTACAACGCGTTGGCTCCCTACATCTCTGAGGAGCAACTGAAAATCCACCACAGCAAGCACCATCAAGCCTACGTGAATGGCGCCAACAACCTCTTCAAAATGATGGACGAAGCCAAAGAAAACAAAGATACCCTCAACTACTGGGTCAGCTTCGGATACCTAAAAGCCCTCGCTAAAGAACTCAGCTTCAACATCGGCGGCCACATGCTCCACACCACATTCTGGGAGAACATGGCGCCGGCAGGCAAAGGAGGCGGAGGCGCACCCGGCGGAGCCATCGCAGACATCATCGACAAGCAATTCGGCGGTTTCGACAACTTCAAAAAGATGTTTTCGGCAACTGCGGCGGGCACGGAGGGCTCTGGCTGGGCGGCGCTGGCGGTTCATCCATGCGTGGACCGAGCCTTAATCATGCAGATCGAGAAGCACAACGTCAACGTTTTCCCCGACTTCCAAATAGTGATGGCACTCGACGTCTGGGAACACGCCTACTACCTTGACTACAAAAACGAGCGCCCCAAATTCATCGAAGCCTTCTGGAACCTCGTCAACTGGGACAAAGTCAACCAAAACCTTGCCCTAATAAAATAA
- a CDS encoding ferredoxin family protein yields the protein MPFDPDFQTKRKVVSEHSGHKVWGPVEPPTKLGIHGTNVAVDWDVCVGDGVCADVCPVSLYDMVDTPGHPLSSRKADPAREDTCIQCLACELQCPAAAIKITPPP from the coding sequence TTGCCTTTTGATCCTGATTTTCAAACTAAACGCAAAGTTGTAAGTGAACACAGTGGACACAAAGTCTGGGGGCCAGTGGAGCCTCCGACCAAGCTGGGTATCCACGGAACCAACGTGGCGGTGGATTGGGATGTCTGCGTGGGCGACGGCGTCTGCGCGGATGTCTGCCCCGTTTCCCTCTATGACATGGTGGATACGCCTGGGCATCCGCTGTCCAGCCGCAAAGCCGACCCCGCCCGAGAAGACACCTGCATCCAGTGCCTAGCCTGCGAGCTACAGTGCCCCGCCGCAGCCATAAAAATCACTCCTCCGCCCTAG